Within the Pangasianodon hypophthalmus isolate fPanHyp1 chromosome 19, fPanHyp1.pri, whole genome shotgun sequence genome, the region tcctggtcaggggtgTGCTAGATGCTGAGtttatcccagaaacactgaggGATCGATTGAACTACTTCCTGGATACATACATGCATTTAGCATTCTGTGAGTCGATTTGCCTGATTCATCTAAAGGAATCATTCACAAAGAATTCACACTCATCGCTAACCAGAACTTATAATCTAAAGAAAAGGTTCCATGTTTGAGTCGAACCCTTACATTTtgtatgtagaaccctataagAGAGGGTTTCCTTTTCAGTGTTCTATGTAAAATCCAATTAGGATGCCTAGAAGCCTTAACAACCCAGAAGGaaccttcttttcttttcttttcttttttttttttttttttttagaggtcaGGGTTCACTGAACAGTAGAGGGCACTATTGAGCAATTTGCTGGTTTCTTTATCCATGCATCAGATGTTTTCATTACCACATTATTCACAGATGGGGGCATGGTGacttagcacatttgcctcgcaccactgaggttgggggttcgattccgcctctgccctgtgtgcacagagatTGCGTATTCTCCCcttgcttcaggggtttcctctgggtattccagtttcctcccccagtccaaagacatgctgtaggctgattggtatctctaaattgtctgtagtgtgtgaatgtgtgtgattgtgccctgggATGGGTTGCCACTTCGTCCAGGGTgttccctgccttgtgcccagagttctctgggataagctccaggctccccacgaccctgtgtaggataagcggtacagagaatggctggatggatgaatTATTCACAGATGAGGAgaattcaaaatattttgagatTCAATTTTAATTTGCATGATGCTTATTAAATCATATTGTAGAattgaagattaatgaatgaatgaatgatataaaTGCCTAACTTAATGTAAATGAAACCCCAAAGCAGTTCGGCTTCAGCTTGTAGAGCTCAGAGAAGGCTTTTGCAGCAGAAGTTCTTCAGTACCAGCCTTTGACACAGAACCAATGAAAAGTCTGAgatgttcattaaaaatggcTGCTGCTGATTTTTGACATGGACAAACGTGTGAAGGGAAGAGGCTAGCTGTCCTGCCCTGTAACAAGGAGCCTTGAAGTGTAGAGAAAAAGGaagttgtgtgttgtgtcttTTACAccctacactcctgggcaaaaaaatgggccaagcccaaaacggaaaatattaatcttttaatggTCTAAAcagcaaatcattggtcagaatatgagcaagaatgaaacaaatgcactcctgagagctcctgtgccaccatttactCATTTACGTCTGCAGTGACctgtgtgtttggggaaaagctagaaacagggaaattcacttatgtagttttcttgtacgcaaaggtaaaatcatgataatgttttcaaatgtttgatgtaaaattcaaactatcACATAGTGGGTGTACAAACTTCCCAAAAATatcatctgggatttttttttcttaacagattagtcattatttggttatctatCACACCAGATGCAGTTCATCAaaggccacaaggcttaaacatttaaagaaatcaaagggaaaagctatctcatgctaacttcctttatctgtttgtttaaatcttattcattttctgaccaatgatttgttgttaagaccattaacaGCTTactattttgccattttttttttgtccaggagTATAGGCTCTTTTTAGTAGCCAGATTTTATGTGATTACTGTATACCGTGATGCTTTGGTGAATTTTTTGTGGATTATGTTGTGCACAGACACACTGTTGACTAATGCAGCACGTTATATTTTGATTGTAGTCAGATGAAATTTCTTGTTtgaattatttttgcatatgtaaagaaaaagagggaaaatggTTGCTGTCAGGGGAACCAGAGGCCACGAAACGGTTGCCGATTGCTTAAATTTGGTTGCCAAGGACATCCTCTCATTTCCAACCATGTCATGTTTTCTACACTGGGATTGTAATGTAGTGGCTGTAATCATGTGACATGTGACTTCCTCATGATTATTCAGATCACAGTCTTTTTTCCATCattaaactctgtgtgtgtgtgtgtgtgtgtgtgtgtgtgtgtctctggtgCAGGTCTTCGGTCAGTTGCAGTCAGCTCTGTGTGGAGCGTCAGTGTCTGTTCACCTGGTGGAGGTGAGCCCAAAGCTAAGCGAGGTCCAGGCTCACTGTCTGGCAGGAGAAaacactcaggtgtgtgtgagtgacgaAGAGTCTGTGTACCGCaatggcaccacacacactggcGTTCCTGTCTCATGGTACCGGAGGATAGACGACATTCCAAGAGGTGTGTGCTAGATTCATGCATCAATATTAAAGTGTTTTTCCATCCTGATTTTTATTCACTACatttgaagtgtgtgtatgtgtgtgtgtgtatgtatgtgtgtgtgtgtatgtgtgtgtgtgtatgtgtgtgtgtgtgtgtgtgtgtatgtgtgtgtgtgtgtgtcagtgagatGGTCATTTCCCCTGTACAAAGAAAGGAACTGaaaatggaagtctaagggcaccCAGAAAactgcagtatttttattttcataaaaatgaagattttaatgtgtatagtgtgtccTTTCAGAGAAGGGAGTATATTTTTAAGAGTTTGTGGTTAGGTGTGGGGTGTGTTGGCACATCAACTCCATAAAAAACATCTTGACAGTCAAAGAAACATAAAGAACTTCTTACTGTATTGCTCCAGTGTTTAAAAGTTCACTTTTTAAAAGACTTTCTCGCGTTTAATGGTTGTAGTTATGAATTTGTGTTTTGCAGTTTAATGGCGGAATTGAACAACTGCCTTTTAGACTTTCATTATATTTGGACTAAACAGTTTTTTATAGTTCTTTTCTCAATCCAAGGAAATGTTTTGAGGGGTAATCACACATTTGTTGCAGTTGTGGTGAATAGAAAAGAGGTATAACATACTGGAATACAAAGGTGTTTTTTGTCAATACTGTCTGAAATCtagaaataaaaagataaaaagcgTTATAAGCTATCGTCTGTTTTTATGAATACAGCAGACTTATGGGTATTTAATGTCTGATTTAACACttaaaataaatagcaaaaacaaaatgttgcaTGTTTGCTCTAGCTACAAAAAAggtacattttatacatttaagaAGCATATGGTTGGAAAAGTACACACTGGAGCTGGGAAGCTACGAAGTTCATTTTAAGCTCTGACTGAAACCATTCTGTGGTTCTGTaactaataaaatgtgttatttattgttattatttccaACAGGCTTCAGTATATTCTTGGCTCACGAGTTTTTCGATGCTCTGCCCATTCACAAGTTTCAGGTAAACATTAGGGAGGGGTGTGTATCTCAGCCTTGGAGGCAGATATGTatgcaaaatatatttcaaaaaacaaaaaaaacaataaataatgatatCTGTAGAGTGTTTTGATGTGATATATTGTCCCTTATTCATCATCGTTGTGTAGAACAAGCACAGACTGAGCAGATTTGATTGAATCTGTATCTGATTCATGAAACTGTCTAAGACATCAAAACGATCTGTGATTTGAGTCCAAATGAAGAATCGGTTTAAGTTGTGTGTACACAAGCCCCGCCCTTTAGTGCCTTATTTACATATCATGTACATACGCCACTCCCCAATTTACTCTAATCTACATCTGATTTACACGAAATATGTCCTTATTTATGCTTATTGTTGTGATTCTATGCCAGTAAAAAGAAATCATTCATCAGGCTACAGTTGTCTAAGATCACAGGAAAGAAGTAAATCAATTAATCACTAAATGAACCCAGCTTCAGAGAAGGAAATGATGGTGCCTATAGGTTTATCTGCTGCAGTcctttgtttatactgaaattgGTGTTATGTAGTCatttatatatgattatagaagtgttctttttgttttattaataaaagaaaacggAGAAGGGTTGGAGAGAGGTGATGATTGATATCGACCCTGAGAAACCCGATAAGCTCAGATTTGTGGTGTTTCCTGCTCCTACTCTCGCATCTACTACACTCATACAAGTAAGTACTCAAACTTTAAAAGCTCATTAGTACTTCATGCATGACAAATCTTTATATCTCATTTTCCTTTAAGGTTTCATGGCACAACAACATCCAGTCTTTTCTCTCTTGCCATTAACTCTCCATATCCTGCCTTCTAAATGCCTTCCCATTACTTTGTGGAGATTTACAAGAGTTGCACGATCCCCAGTAGTGTCTGAGCAAAAGGCAGGGTAGAGCATCAGCCTGTCAGTTACGCTAAAAGGTTTgaaaaatacagatatttttcTCATGGAATCAGACTATGCAACATCTGGTTTATATTTGAGGCACTCATATGAGTCCTACATCAGAGAAGTGTTTGagttggcagtgtgtgtgtagcctgCCAGAGGCTTACATCATGTGTGCATGCCTGCTTTAAAGTCATGCCTCGTGGTTTAACAACAGGAGTTTGGATGCCAAATCTGACCTCATGCAGTACTGGTGCTCTTTGAATGTGGAATTCGCTCTCAGCTCTTTTCATTCTAAGTTTTAATTTAGGAGTTGGCCATGTCGCAAAATGTACCATGGCTATGGAacgttctgattggctggcaggtATATGTTGTATTTTCTTATCATGACATCTTTAACAGAGATTTAAAAGTTCTAAATTAAAACTAACTGTTGGTACAATATTGCTGCGTTCAACATACTTGCCTTTCATGGGTTGTGAGAACATTTGTTACGAGTCAACAGGAAGAtataagctagctaataaaaGAGGATTTAGCTAGCTTGCTCTCACACAATACTATCAGGGATattaacatttccctcagatatGTTTTAAATGACTAAGAAAAGACTCCATACAATGAAAATTACACTCTAATTACACACAGCATTGATCACATAACCAAACTTCTAATGGACATGGCAAATTAAGATTCAAAAGTTCTAAATTTATACTGTTCCTGAAATATGGGTGCGCTTAACATAAGTCTCATTCAGGGCTTGTGAAAAcattgttgctaggcaacagagATATAAGGATTTAGCTAGCTTGCATTCAACATTTAAATCTGTCTTATATAgagttttataaatatttagacATGTTCCACACCAAGTTACTAATTTATGATCACAGATTAATTTCACATTGCTGCTCTCTGATGCCCCAacgatttatttaaaaaaaaaaaaaaaaaattcagtcagATACTTTGTGGTGTAATATCACTGATTGTTGTTTTAATCTCATTTCATGTTATTCGCACTTGGTTAAGGCTATTaaagataccagtgatcctgttTTTAATATCCTTACAAGTAATTTCTCTTCACTTTCTTCAAGTTGTTCCGTCATGTTTCCAGTTTCCTTCATTTCACATTTGTACATCGTTGCACAGGCGGATGAGCAGCGGCAGCACGTGGAGGTTTGTGCAGAAGCCGGAGTCATTGTTCAGAAGCTGGCTAATCGGGTCTCAGAGGACGGGGGTGCAGCACTGATCGCAGACTACGGTCACAATGGAACGAAGACGGACACATTCAGAGTGAGTTTCCTGCTAATGAATAGTTCATTCAGTTTGGACCTGTGGTTTAGTCAGTTGAGGCCACACCCACCCTTTGCCCTGTGACATTAGAAACCTGGGGTCAAATGTCCTTGGGTGTAATCGATGAGCCTAATTCAGTCCATCTGCCTCTCAAACCAGCAGACAAAGGCTGTGCATGTTTCTGTAGGAGTAATTTAGCGTAACTTTACACAGTTCTTTGGAAAACAGAAACTAATTTAACAGTTGTCAGTGCGCATTCAGAGTTGTATGATCCAGCTCTATAAATCTGTAAGTGCAGTGCATGGAAAGCCTCAGCTCTGCAcaccatcactgtgtgtgtgtgtgtagatagcACAAAACACATATATTTCACCTAATATGATCTGCTCACAAACACTCCTACTACGTACCAGCAACACATATGAGGCATATGTGTTTTCTGATGGATGCCAATAATTCCCTTTAAACATACcctaagactttttttttcctttgaaggGTTTTAGAGGACACAAACTGCATGACGTGCTGGAGGCTCCGGGCAGCGCAGACCTGACCGCAGACGTTGACTTTAGTTATCTGAGGAAGATGGCTGGAGATGCAGTGGTCTGCTTTGGACCCATCACACAGAGATCCTTTCTCAAGAACATGGGTATTGACACACGCTTGCAGGTCAGGAAGAActatcacacacatcacactccaTTATGTTTTATACATTAATTATGTCATACGCTTCCTCTAAGTAATACACACCAGCAGAACTACTGGACCAGTCACTTTAACTCACTTCTGGATGACTTGAATACCATCATAGACTTATTCAACATTACAGCTGCcaaaattctttaaaaactgcAGTTGAACATGAATAACTCAAAAGATTTTGTGCTTGTTTCTCGAGTGGTAGCTTAGAGTTTGTCTACATTGTCCACTCGTTCACTTATCTGCTTTTCAGTGTCATTCTGCCTGAAAACTTATTAAAGTCCTTCAGTAAGCCTTGTATAGCCATTAGAACTGCTTAAAATTTCCTTGAAATATCCTTTATTTACTTTCAGCAGCTCACTTAACTCTGATCCATCACTTGTCATTTCTGATTTAATTTCACTAGCTGAAACCATGAAGATTCAGTTAATCCTGTTAGACCAGGTGAACACTGGTCTGACAGGATTAACTGAAAGTTGCACTATTTTATGCAGTGAAACATTAATTATAGACTATTTTTACAATTGGAGCTAGAGCTGTGAAAATCAACGTCTATTCAGTGAGTCTTCCTGCCCCACCCTGCCATCCTGCCCCACCCTCAACTGTACATTTCGTAAGCTACTcaagatttattattatcattattattattattattattattataatatttaaactcCTTAAACACACaagctgaatcccaaatgacttcctattcactatatactgtatgttcacataataatcaattcaatttatttgtatagcacttttaacaatggacgcTGTCACAAtggagctttacagaaatatataaacttagattataaattttaaatttatgaatttatccctaataagcaagccagaggcaacggtggcaagggaaaactccctgagatgaaatgaggaagacaccttcagaggaaccagactcaaaatggaagccatcctcatctgggtgacacccgatagtacaattatatataattcccttctataactgtatgccatatggtcaaaaagtaccattgtgtaaccatgaaaattcattatagttttcacatgaagtctattttgttgaagttatcaaactgttcactgatggagacttgagtgcagaACTGTTCGTGGGAATTTGCAATCCTAGCAACGGTAGTCCTAAGCCtttgtagcaaaactgttcatatcagttGAAGTCCAAAagcatcttcatggtttctaagtggaaccatccacagtaatctcaggTGACTTTAGGCTGTCCGTGtgaggccatcctcagcagtagggcatcaggatggatcacacaggtccggagagcagaaggagtcaggatcactaaTATAAAGAtattgaataaaacacaactccATTTGATATTCAGCCATTGAAAAAGTGTGACTTCAATAAGTTCCTCTTGGAAATTACATGTACTTTCATTAGTTATGTgacacattcttttttttaatctttgttcCATATTTTCAATATATAATTTAGGATAAAGCATCTCCTATGTAACACATTTTTACTACACAATGGTGTTAAGGTTTCAGTGACCAAAAGTAGAACactcaaatgtgttttttgccttcaaatacataaatacatacataaataacaaacagtatttaaacagaaattcaGCACTACCTGCTTTAATGTAGGTTTAATGTGTGTCATGTGGTGGTTTCACTCAGGTCCTGTTGAGAAGCTGTAATGACTCCTCCACCCGAGCTCAGCTCGTTCACGGCTACAGCATGCTGACTGATCCGGAGAAGATGGGTCACAGGTTCCAGTTCTTGTCCCTGCTGCGTCCCAGTCGTCTGGCTCAGCCGGAGGAGGAGAAAGGAGTCATGATGAAGAGAAGGAGGAAAGGCACGGCACCGCTCCCTGTTGCTGGATTCACTGAGCTTGGACTAAACTGAGAGCCGAAAAAACCCATCAAAACCCATCGCTTCTCCACTGTAATGCAGAAACTGTCTTACACTGCACACTTCTCTACTATTCTTGTATGTTTCTCCTGAGAAAAACGAACAAAAGCAGTACAGTAAGAAGAGTCAGTAAGAATGATGGATTGTATTTGCTGAGCAAAAGAAGTATGAAGCACACTTTTTCCCCTAGACTATCCCATCATCCACCGTGGAAGAGAAGTGGAGAAGCATGTACCAGATAACTGAGCACCTGACAGGCTAGCGATGACGGCTGTAGTTTTTCTGCAATGCCAATTTTGTTTGTCTCaaaagtataaatgtaaattgtctgtatgaaataaaaatacacagcacCGTGAGCACTGATGCTTAATTTAACACTCTTATCTCTACCTTTTCAAATAGATGATGGTTGTGTTACATTTCTCTAAGTCTAATTTGGTGCATAATATCCTGATTTGTTTGCTGCATGGTGTTTATGTTGAATAGAGTACTGTGTATAGGCTAGTGTTTCTCATCAGACTATGCCTTCATGACTGAATCTAATTTTGCTGCAGAGCAATTTTCCTaaattaaatcatgttttataGAGGCCTTTAAACACTTTCTGCATCACTAAACACTGAATCCCTGAAAGCTTTGGGCAAACCGTGCAATTCAGTTGGGGTTCTGAGAGCACTGCACCAAAGTTTCAGAGATACAGTGAATCAAATGCAAGGCTTTTTCACTATTTGACTATTTCtgttatatagtttatatatatgaTATTGTCAATCCAAATGGTATACTCTAGCCATGAGGGAATGAATTCAGATTTTCTTCCAATCCATCCATCAGCACGATGCAAAAAGAACTTGGATTTATCTGACCAGGCAACTTTTCCCCACTTCTCAACAGTCCACTGTGGTCGTAACAAGTGCTGTGTTCTGAGATTGAATTTGGATATGACCTGCTTGGTTGCAGCCAGTCTGTTTACCTAGAAATTGTCATTTCATGCCCTGTACACTGCTTTTTGCAACTCTCTGTAAGcctttaaaaaagataaacagaatCATGGACAAAATATTAGCTGTGTCCAAgtgaaatatgtaaaaatgaGCTGGTGAGATTTCCAATAGAAAAAAAGACCTGGCAGAGAATGACTAAACACAGTAGTTGTTGATAAAAAATCATGAAGGAAAACCAGATCAAAAACACTCCATATGTAGGAAGTCTAccataaagagaaaaatataccAACATGGCCTCAAATagtttaccacaagatgcaaaccactgatgGGTCTCAATTAACAGAAAGATCAGATTATTATCTGTTTAAAAGTGCACGAAAAGctggaaaataaagaaaatagtgGTAACATTTAGAATcaaaatttaatttcatgttgttatactacacactgggatgcattctgtacatttttaaatctaagaataatgataaaaatatagATGAACAGAAAATAGGtctattaaaatgttatttaatacaacaataacaacaaaaaaaatcatatgatgCAGTTTtggctatatttaactataCCACTTAAAATACAGGaatatagaaataaacaaatatcatACTGCGTATATACAACCAAAAAACACCATATATTTATAccatttatataattatactttatctgttcatctgcaGGTTCTTGTTAggatgtaaatttaaaaaagaataatattctatttgttttctcttatttctaGAGTCAATAAAATGTATTGCTCTATGTACATAGtaagtactatactatactatactgtactatactatactttaCTATACTATAATGTACCAAAATCTTCACTCAGTCCAGAAATTCTGGTTTTTGGTCAATCAGCCAAGGTGTAAGCTTTTGCCAGGCCACATGATCAGCTAAAGAGTCACTCTGGATGAGAAATGGAGGAGTCCCTGGCTCCCTCTGCCTTATCGAGGCCACGTGGAGCCACCACATCTGGTAGCCATTTAGCTGGAGTGGAGAAGGGGAGTacagcctcacacacacccacacacgctaCATGTTGGATTATGTTCTGACAGGagtagcaaacacacacacgtacctcCCAGCATCAATAGCAATTAAAAGATACGGTTACGAATGAGCcatcaatacagaaaacacaataGCTATCCCACAATAAATACATGTAGGTATATGTAAACCATCTTCTAGTAGAAATGAGCTCTAGCTCTGTATTGTATTTCCTTAATTTGAGACTACTTAATGAATCCAGTGCCCTAAAATGAAATCAGCCTTTACCTTACACACATGCTCATACTCTGATTGCAAGCAGGCA harbors:
- the ndufaf7 gene encoding protein arginine methyltransferase NDUFAF7, mitochondrial, whose translation is METIQKMISISRTSVRFLAPSLNAQWTRMLSRSCSSSSSEKQAPNPSMLRHLVSKITATGPITVAEYMREVLTNPVSGYYVKNDMLGADGDFITSPEISQIFGELLGIWCVSEWMAAGKPKTFQLVELGPGRGSLTSDILRVFGQLQSALCGASVSVHLVEVSPKLSEVQAHCLAGENTQVCVSDEESVYRNGTTHTGVPVSWYRRIDDIPRGFSIFLAHEFFDALPIHKFQKTEKGWREVMIDIDPEKPDKLRFVVFPAPTLASTTLIQADEQRQHVEVCAEAGVIVQKLANRVSEDGGAALIADYGHNGTKTDTFRGFRGHKLHDVLEAPGSADLTADVDFSYLRKMAGDAVVCFGPITQRSFLKNMGIDTRLQVLLRSCNDSSTRAQLVHGYSMLTDPEKMGHRFQFLSLLRPSRLAQPEEEKGVMMKRRRKGTAPLPVAGFTELGLN